In the genome of Desmodus rotundus isolate HL8 unplaced genomic scaffold, HLdesRot8A.1 manual_scaffold_233, whole genome shotgun sequence, the window TAGGCCGGGCTGCGCCAATCAGGGCCTTGGCCCGCCCCCTGACGCCGAGCTGGGCCGGAGAGGCCCCGCCCGCTGACGTCCAGATTTGCATGAGTTCTTGTGCAGCCGCGGCCCTGGCTCAGTTGTCTGAGCGAGCGCGAGCCGGGAGCCGGGGCGGGCGCGGGCAGCGGCGGGTGGCCGGACTGTGCGGGGCGAGCGGCAGCGGCggggcgcgggcagcggggcggCCTCGGCCGGGGCGGCGGCGGGGCGCCGGTGGGAGCTAGCAGTGTTTGCAGCCGCGCCGGCCGCCCGTGCCCCGGTGCGCTCCAGCTCGGCCATGGAGCTGCCAGCTGTTGGCGAGCACGTCTTCGCGGTGGAGAGCATCGAGAAGAAGCGGATCCGCAAGGTAGGGCGGCGCGGGGATGGTGGCGGGGCGGCGCGGGAGCGGCGACCGGGCAGCCCGCgaggaggcggggagggggtggggaggctgcggGCCGGGGCCGGGGATCCCGCGGAAGCTGATGGAGTGCTGTCTCTTCCCCCCGCAGGGCAGAGTGGAGTATCTGGTGAAATGGAGAGGCTGGTCCCCCAAGTAAGTAGCGGCGGAGGGGCGGGGGCTCCGGGTGCCGCGGCGCTGGGCTCTGGGGCTCCGGGGCTCCGGACCCGCTGGGccggtggggtgtggggggggagcGGACGGGAggcgggggtggaggtggggtggagggaggagggggtggggaagtcGGTGGCAGGCACTGGGGAAGCCGAGCCGCCGAGCCCgagcccggcgccctgtgttgtgCTCCGCTCTCCGGGAAATGCCATCACTAATTTATGCACTAAAAGGAGCCGGAGGAGCTGGAGAGACGCGGGGCCGAGCCGGGGAGGCcggcggagggagggagggcgcaGGCACTGACTGATGTGCAGCAGAAAATggctccttttccctttccctccaccgAACGGCTCCATAttgcaaaaccaaaaaaaaaaaaaaattaaaaagcgaCGAAAATGCAATTGTGTGCCTCCTCCCTCCTAGCggtgcagggagaggaaggaaaaaggcagaaaatgttGGGCACTGTCATTGCAGCGCTTTTGGTggggaatttctttttttaatttgaaatgcgAAGGCACCGGATGGAGACAGACGCgcaggcacgcacacacacactcacacacagaggcATATTTTTGTGTTGCTGAGTATTTGGGGGTGCCTGCCCGTGACAGCGGGCTCCAGGGCCGCGAGGGGGTGTCGGGGGGCCGCTCTGCTGACGGTTATCGGATTAGGGGTCAAGTGGAGAGCGCCTGAAGTCCCAGCGGAGACTtggggctggggagacaggaggggacTGCGACTTTgcattttggctgctttgtaCGCGGGGTTGCTGGTGAGCAAAGTGGCTTTGGATCATGTCGCAGGAACGTGCTTAAAATTCTTGACAACTGCAAAATAAACTGctagtttcattttccttccccttccccttcctgcccgTGTGTGTTTATTTTGACTTGGGAGGGGGTCAGGGGCCGTGTCAGGCCCGCAGACgtctgccccccagcccccacgccCACGGCTGAGTAGCGTTCGGTTCAGGAAGACACTGCAGGGCCTAACGTAATTCCCCGCCTGGAGGCCGCAGCGCTGGCTCGGTTGTTTTACGCCgtgtccccctccctcttcccttgcaAGATATAACACGTGGGAGCCTGAAGAGAACATCCTGGACCCCCGGCTGCTGATCGCCTTCCAGAACAGGTGAGCGTCTCAGGTAGCTGTCCTCAGCGGGGACCCAGTATGGGAATGGGAGACTGGGCTGCCCAGCAATGAGGGGGAAAGGGCCGGGAGGGGCCAGCGGGAGCCCCCTCCCTCCGACGGGCCGGAACGGCGGGGCTGCGGCCTCGGCTTCTCTAACCAACGTCCTTGGCGGTTGCTGCAGCctaggggtgggggcggggcagggccggAGAACGCGAGGCTAGTGTTTTGGGGAAACTGCGGGGATGGCTAGTGCGGGTGGCCCTACGGCTGCCCGGAGAACCCGGAGCGGCGCCTGGCgccccccagggcccctcccgTCGGAACCTtggagccccacccccagagcctaGGTGTTGCTTTCCTGCAGCCACTGGCGGCTTGGCCCCAGCACGTCGCGGGGCAGCTCCGAAGGAGCTGGCACTGTGAAACCGCCGGACGTCACGGAACTGAACTTAACCTGTTGGGGGCTGGAGAAAAGTTGACAAGACTTTAAGCCCCCAGGGAGCTTGGGATAGGGGACTCAGATTCTGGCTGGCGGTGGGTGCTCGTCACACCCCCCACTGGCCTACTAGGTGGGTGAGCTTGGCCCAAAGGGCCGTGGGGTGGGCGTTGACCGGCCGGTGGAGGGGTGGTATCTGAGAGGGGCTCGTCCTCGTGTGCACAGATGCTTGTCACGCTGCAGCTGATGCAGCTGGATTCACCGCCGGTAGCAGCGGTTCTCTGTTTCGGGAGGACAGAAGGGGGaagggctgcagaggcagggagagtggCAGGGGCCCACGGAGCTCGGCCACCCTGCTATCCTTCCTCCCCCTTTAATTTTGCATTATTTCCTGTGGTACGTTTGGCGCTAAAACTAAACTCTACACCCTTGGAACGAGCAGCCAGCGGGGAACTTGCTCTCCCGCGACGCAGGGGGGCGCCGAGAAGGGACCCTGCCCCGGCTCCACCTGGGAGTCCGCCACCCTGTAACCATGTCAGCGGCTGATGCCATGTTGCGTAATGAGTCCCCGGAGAATTAAAACGCAGGCTGTTGCAATGCCGTGCAACTTCGGAGTCGGCCCGGCTGGGGCCCGGGCTGGTGGAACTCCCCTGGGCTAGCACACCGGCCGGCCGAGGGTACCTAGGGTCTCAAGAGAGCAGGTTTCTGGCCCAGAAATGGACCGCAACTTCAGCCAAGGCTAGAGAGGGGGACCCTTGCTGCCATGGAGGGCTGAGCGGTGCTGGGACAACCCGCCCCCCAGCTTCGGGTCGCCCTAGGCCACACCGCAGGTGGAATCTTGGCAGCTGTATTGAACCTCGCCACTGCCCGTGGGCTTAATTAATTTGGAAGTCCAGGGGGCCGGCCCGTAAAGGGGCGGGGCTTGTGCCTCTAGTCCCGCCCAGCTTCTGCACTGGCCGACTCAGCCGGTTTACCAGGTGGCTGCCAACCTGCCCAGGCCTCTgtggctgcccccgcccccagcccctaaTTGGCTCATTTGCTGCTCTGTAAACAAGGGCGCAGCCCCTCCCCCTGTTTAGTGCCTGGCCTTTAGGAAAATGCGTCCTCCCTTCCTCTGGCGGCTCTCGTTATCTGAATCTTAATGAGGTCATTAGCATCTCGTGTTTCTGGTGGCACGGCCGCGGTCCTCACACTTATCCTTCGGGCTGGTGCGCAACCCCTGGACCCCGCGCCCACTCCACTTTGTGTAGGACCACTGGCTCAAGGCTGTGGGTGGCAGTGCCTGTGACCCAGCCAGGAGCTGCCATCTCCCCTGTCAGAGGCCAGGTTGGGGGAGTGGCACCAGTTTAGATGCCGACCCCAGAAGTGGGGAGGCGATTCTCAGAGGAGGCCTTGGGCAGATGAGGGTCGGTTGGAGTGAAAAACGGGCCTCGGGGACTGGATCGGGGCACCCAGCTGGCTGCAGGGGCTACCTTCTGCCTTGAGCCCTGGATCCTTCTGGGTCTTGccagccctgctgctctctgGAGGGGGGACATCGCCACAGGTTAGAGCGAACACAGCAGGAACGGAGGCAACCTCGAGGCTAATAGCGCTGCCCTTTGTCCCGTGTCCCCAGGGAACGGCAGGAGCAGCTGATGGGCTACCGGAAGAGAGGGCCGAAGCCCAAACCGCTAGTGGTGCAGGTGAGAACACTCGCTGACCCATGAGCGGTCCTATCCCTTAAAGTGGCCACCTGTGCCATCccggggggggaggggtgtatcTCCAGAACACTCCAGCTCCTCTCTTTTCTACCTGAGCTTTCTCTGACCACGCAGCGGCCcactgggttgggggtgggacgGCCCTGCTGCTGGAGGCGGGCTTTATGCCTCCTCTCACCTTCCCGTCCGCTactgcctcttctccccaggTACCTACCTTTGCCCGGCGCTCCAATGTGCTGAGTGGACTCCAGGACTCCTCTGCGGACAACCGCACCAAGCTGGAGCTGGGCGCTCAGAGCAAGGGCCAGGGGCACCAGTACGAGCTCAACAGCAAGAAGCATCACCAGTACCAGCCGCACAGCAAGGAGCGGGCGGGCAAGCCCCCGCCCCCGGGCAAGAGCGGCAAGTACTACTACCAGCTCAACAGCAAGAAGCACCACCCCTACCAGCCCGACCCCAAGATGTACGATCTGCAGTACCAGGGCGGCCACAAGGAGGcgcccagccccacctgccctgaCCTGGGCGCCAAGACGCACCCGCCCGACAAGTGGGCCCATGGCGCTGGGGCCAAGGGCTACCTGGGAGCGGTGAAACCCCTGGCTGGTGCTGCTGGGGCTGCGGGCAAGGGCTCTGAGAAAGGACCCCCCAACGGGATGACGCCAGCCCCCAAGGAGGCGGTGACGGGCAATGGGATTGGGGGCAAAATGAAGATCgtcaaaaacaagaacaaaaacggGCGCATCGTGATCGTGATGAGCAAGTACATGGAGAACGGCATGCAGGCGGTGAAGATCAAGTCCGGCGAGGCGGCGGAGGGCGAGGCACGCTCCCCCAGCCATAAGAAGCGGGCCTCCGAGGAGCGCCACCCCACCGCGGACAGGACTTTCAAAAAGGCGACGGGGGCAGAGGAGAAGAAGGTGGAAGCTCCCttcaagaggagggaggaggaggcgcCGGCggccagtgacccgcagccccaGGACGCCGGCTCCCGCAAGCTCTCCCCGACCAAGGAGGCCTTTGGCGAGCAGCCGCTGCCGCTGACCACCAAGCCGGACCTGCTGACCTGGGACACGGCCCGCAGCCCGCACCCGCcctcccaccatcaccaccaccaccaccaccatcaccaccaccaccacgccGTGGGCCTCAATCTCTCCCACGCACGCAAGCGATGCCTCTCGGAGACCCACGGGGAGCGGGAGCCGTGCAAGAAGCGACTGACGGCGCGTAGCATCAGCACCCCCACCTGCCTGGGGGGCAGCCCAGCTGCTGAACGCCCCAGTGACCAGCCCCCTGCCGCCCTCCAGCAGCCCGAGGTCATCCTGCTGGACTCAGACCTGGACGAGCCCATAGACTTGCGCTGTGTCAAGACGCGCGGCGAGGCCGGGGAGCCGCCCAGCGCCCTCCAAGTGAAGCCCGAGGCGCCTGCGACTGCCGCAGTGGCAGCTGCGCCGGTGACAGCGGCCGAGAAGCCTCCAGCGGAGGCTCAGGACGAGCCGGAGGAGCCGCTGAGCGAGTTCAAGCCCTTCTTTGGAAATATAATTATCACCGACGTCACTGCGAACTGCCTCACCGTCACTTTCAAGGAGTACGTGACGGTGTAGCTGGAGGGCATCGGAAAGGGGCAGCTCCACCCTCGCGGGAGCTTGGCGCCCGGGGCCTGGGGACGCATTCCTCTTGGC includes:
- the CBX4 gene encoding E3 SUMO-protein ligase CBX4 — encoded protein: MELPAVGEHVFAVESIEKKRIRKGRVEYLVKWRGWSPKYNTWEPEENILDPRLLIAFQNRERQEQLMGYRKRGPKPKPLVVQVPTFARRSNVLSGLQDSSADNRTKLELGAQSKGQGHQYELNSKKHHQYQPHSKERAGKPPPPGKSGKYYYQLNSKKHHPYQPDPKMYDLQYQGGHKEAPSPTCPDLGAKTHPPDKWAHGAGAKGYLGAVKPLAGAAGAAGKGSEKGPPNGMTPAPKEAVTGNGIGGKMKIVKNKNKNGRIVIVMSKYMENGMQAVKIKSGEAAEGEARSPSHKKRASEERHPTADRTFKKATGAEEKKVEAPFKRREEEAPAASDPQPQDAGSRKLSPTKEAFGEQPLPLTTKPDLLTWDTARSPHPPSHHHHHHHHHHHHHHAVGLNLSHARKRCLSETHGEREPCKKRLTARSISTPTCLGGSPAAERPSDQPPAALQQPEVILLDSDLDEPIDLRCVKTRGEAGEPPSALQVKPEAPATAAVAAAPVTAAEKPPAEAQDEPEEPLSEFKPFFGNIIITDVTANCLTVTFKEYVTV